The Acetomicrobium flavidum genome window below encodes:
- the pssA gene encoding CDP-diacylglycerol--serine O-phosphatidyltransferase codes for MGKKVYRKRMIRKPIPIRKLLPNMITSGSILCGVMSLVLAFHGHLVPATWLTFMAAFFDLMDGKVARSLGGDSAFGVEFDSLADVVSFGAAPGMIFYISYLYAFGGVLGALATAFYVLCGALRLARFNVVHSSGRFQGLPIPAGGLFLMSFIASGVVLHPLIAMIIAIIAGSLMISSIPYGNLKHLSKDNINILRLLFLIGCFVTISVVFKEKIALVCASVYVLSGPLGIDWGRWLALRDEEEVADNQ; via the coding sequence GTGGGCAAGAAAGTATATAGAAAACGAATGATAAGAAAGCCGATCCCCATCCGCAAATTGTTACCTAATATGATAACCAGCGGAAGCATCTTGTGTGGAGTGATGTCTTTGGTCTTGGCTTTTCATGGCCATTTAGTGCCGGCTACTTGGTTGACCTTCATGGCTGCATTCTTCGACCTGATGGACGGCAAGGTAGCTCGATCGCTTGGCGGAGACAGCGCCTTTGGAGTGGAATTTGACAGCCTTGCAGATGTGGTGAGCTTTGGGGCTGCCCCTGGCATGATATTTTATATCTCTTATTTATATGCCTTTGGCGGAGTTTTGGGAGCATTGGCCACGGCATTTTACGTCCTGTGCGGGGCGCTGAGGTTGGCTCGCTTTAACGTGGTACATTCGAGCGGGAGATTTCAAGGGCTCCCAATCCCTGCAGGTGGATTATTTTTGATGTCCTTCATAGCATCGGGAGTGGTTTTACACCCCCTAATTGCAATGATCATCGCCATCATCGCAGGGTCGTTGATGATCTCAAGCATTCCCTACGGCAACCTTAAACATTTAAGCAAAGATAACATCAATATTCTCAGGCTTTTATTTCTTATCGGTTGTTTTGTTACCATATCGGTAGTTTTTAAGGAAAAGATTGCGCTTGTTTGTGCATCGGTGTATGTCTTAAGCGGGCCCCTGGGAATTGATTGGGGAAGGTGGCTTGCCTTAAGGGACGAAGAGGAAGTAGCAGACAATCAGTAA
- a CDS encoding phosphatidylserine decarboxylase, producing MGLAREGVVPVVTALFMTMGAWLISPVLGVILGLCTAFLAWFYREPHVDVPTDPLSFVSPANGKVVELEVVDAPFAGKSTKIGIFMSVMDVHVNRIPYDGKISFLDYKRGKHLVAFAPKSSEVNERLYAGLETKYGNVLLVQIAGLLARRIACRVRVGQRVPKGDAYGMIRFGSKVDVYLPLAIKPMVKIGDKVKAGSSVIGLASDEGSELSGQESI from the coding sequence ATGGGTTTAGCTCGCGAGGGGGTTGTGCCTGTAGTTACAGCTCTTTTTATGACGATGGGAGCCTGGTTAATATCTCCTGTGTTAGGGGTCATTTTGGGCTTGTGTACTGCCTTTCTGGCATGGTTTTACAGGGAACCTCACGTCGATGTTCCGACGGATCCCCTTTCCTTCGTGAGTCCGGCAAACGGGAAGGTCGTCGAGCTCGAAGTCGTCGACGCTCCCTTTGCCGGCAAATCTACCAAGATAGGCATTTTCATGTCTGTCATGGACGTGCACGTTAACCGAATACCTTACGATGGGAAGATATCCTTTTTGGATTATAAAAGAGGCAAACACCTGGTGGCCTTTGCTCCCAAGTCGTCTGAGGTCAACGAAAGGTTATATGCCGGCCTTGAAACTAAGTATGGCAACGTGTTATTGGTGCAGATAGCTGGATTGCTGGCCAGGAGAATAGCATGCCGCGTAAGGGTCGGTCAAAGGGTGCCAAAGGGGGATGCCTATGGCATGATAAGGTTCGGTTCTAAGGTTGACGTATATCTGCCGCTTGCAATAAAGCCCATGGTCAAGATTGGAGATAAGGTTAAAGCCGGAAGCAGCGTCATAGGTTTAGCTTCAGACGAAGGGAGTGAGCTCAGTGGGCAAGAAAGTATATAG